Proteins encoded together in one Musa acuminata AAA Group cultivar baxijiao chromosome BXJ3-6, Cavendish_Baxijiao_AAA, whole genome shotgun sequence window:
- the LOC135640144 gene encoding protein NRT1/ PTR FAMILY 4.6-like isoform X3, giving the protein MQEEGHESERWVGYVDWRNRPALRSKHGGMVAASFVLVVEIMENMAFLANASNLVTYLAEFMHLSPSVSATTVTNFMGTAFLLALLGGFLSDAVFTTYHIYLLSALLEFLGLVILTVQAKSPTLKPPACRIPAASHAPCQEVSGGKAAILFAGLYLTALGVGGVKGSLPAHGAEQFDENTARGRKARSTFFNYFVFCLSCGGLVAVTLVVWVEDNKGWQWGFGISTLTILLSVPVFLAGSATYRNKIPTRSPVTTIAKVLVAAILNRRCRHNPINAVIDMAPSPVKTIEVDAKEEVRDDEGPNAELKCLNRAVEGKPMHGALLCTAKEVEDVKQAATMDTRVGGLTVPPASLPVFPVVFIMLLAPLYDHAIVPFARRVTGNETGISHLQRIGFGLALSIVAMAVAASVEAKRKRVARAASLLDSAEPLPISFFWLALQYLFLGSADLFTLAGTLEFFFSEAPAGMRSLATSLSWASLAMGYYLSSLLVAVVNDVTGRGTRQAWMAGRSLNHYHLERFYWLMSALSSFNFLHFLFWANRYRYRSTGSKL; this is encoded by the exons ATG CAGGAAGAAGGGCATGAATCTGAAAGATGGGTTGGTTATGTGGATTGGAGGAACAGACCTGCCTTGAGAAGCAAGCATGGAGGAATGGTTGCAGCCTCTTTTGTGCTGG TGGTGGAGATAATGGAGAATATGGCATTTCTAGCTAATGCAAGCAACTTGGTCACCTATTTGGCAGAGTTCATGCACCTCTCCCCATCTGTCTCAGCCACCACTGTCACCAACTTCATGGGGACAGCCTTCCTCCTGGCCCTACTGGGGGGCTTCCTATCTGATGCTGTCTTCACCACATATCACATCTACCTGCTAAGTGCTCTTCTGGAGTTCCTG GGACTCGTCATCCTCACTGTGCAAGCCAAGTCTCCGACGCTCAAGCCGCCTGCATGCAGAATCCCGGCCGCTTCCCACGCTCCATGCCAAGAGGTCTCCGGCGGCAAGGCGGCGATCCTCTTCGCCGGCCTCTATCTCACCGCCTTGGGCGTGGGCGGGGTCAAGGGATCACTTCCCGCCCATGGCGCGGAGCAGTTCGACGAGAACACCGCCCGCGGCCGCAAGGCCCGCTCCACCTTCTTCAACTACTTCGTCTTCTGCCTCTCCTGCGGTGGCCTCGTCGCGGTGACGCTCGTCGTCTGGGTGGAGGACAACAAAGGATGGCAGTGGGGCTTCGGCATCTCCACCTTAACCATACTCCTCTCCGTCCCCGTCTTCCTCGCCGGCTCCGCCACGTACAGAAACAAGATACCAACTCGAAGTCCTGTCACAACCATAGCCAAG GTCCTGGTCGCTGCGATCTTGAACCGTAGATGTCGTCATAATCCGATAAATGCCGTCATCGACATGGCTCCGAGCCCTGTGAAGACTATCGAGGTGGACGCGAAGGAAGAAGTGAGGGATGACGAAGGCCCAAATGCAGAGCTGAAGTGCCTCAATAGAGCCGTGGAAGGAAAGCCCATGCACGGAGCGCTTCTGTGCACCGCGAAAGAGGTGGAGGATGTCAAG CAAGCAGCAACGATGGACACCCGAGTCGGGGGGCTCACCGTCCCGCCGGCGTCGCTCCCCGTCTTCCCGGTCGTCTTCATCATGCTCCTCGCGCCGCTCTACGACCACGCCATCGTCCCCTTCGCACGCAGGGTGACCGGGAACGAGACGGGCATCAGTCACCTGCAAAGAATAGGCTTCGGGCTAGCGCTCTCGATCGTGGCAATGGCGGTGGCGGCGTCGGTGGAAGCGAAGCGGAAGCGGGTGGCGAGGGCCGCCAGCCTGCTCGACTCCGCCGAGCCACTTCCGATCTCGTTCTTCTGGCTGGCGCTTCAGTACCTGTTCTTGGGCTCCGCGGACCTGTTCACGCTGGCCGGAACGCTCGAGTTCTTCTTCAGCGAGGCGCCGGCGGGGATGCGTTCGCTGGCGACGTCGCTGTCCTGGGCATCGTTGGCCATGGGGTACTACCTCAGCTCGCTGCTTGTGGCCGTCGTGAACGACGTGACGGGCCGCGGAACCCGCCAGGCGTGGATGGCCGGACGCAGCTTGAATCACTACCACCTCGAGCGGTTCTACTGGCTCATGTCTGCTCTCAGCTCCTTCAACTTCCTTCACTTCTTGTTTTGGGCTAACAGGTACAGGTACCGATCAACTGGGAGCAAGCTTTAG
- the LOC135640144 gene encoding protein NRT1/ PTR FAMILY 4.6-like isoform X4, translating into MENMAFLANASNLVTYLAEFMHLSPSVSATTVTNFMGTAFLLALLGGFLSDAVFTTYHIYLLSALLEFLGLVILTVQAKSPTLKPPACRIPAASHAPCQEVSGGKAAILFAGLYLTALGVGGVKGSLPAHGAEQFDENTARGRKARSTFFNYFVFCLSCGGLVAVTLVVWVEDNKGWQWGFGISTLTILLSVPVFLAGSATYRNKIPTRSPVTTIAKVLVAAILNRRCRHNPINAVIDMAPSPVKTIEVDAKEEVRDDEGPNAELKCLNRAVEGKPMHGALLCTAKEVEDVKVVVKVLPIFLSTVMLSCCLAQLSTFSIQQAATMDTRVGGLTVPPASLPVFPVVFIMLLAPLYDHAIVPFARRVTGNETGISHLQRIGFGLALSIVAMAVAASVEAKRKRVARAASLLDSAEPLPISFFWLALQYLFLGSADLFTLAGTLEFFFSEAPAGMRSLATSLSWASLAMGYYLSSLLVAVVNDVTGRGTRQAWMAGRSLNHYHLERFYWLMSALSSFNFLHFLFWANRYRYRSTGSKL; encoded by the exons ATGGAGAATATGGCATTTCTAGCTAATGCAAGCAACTTGGTCACCTATTTGGCAGAGTTCATGCACCTCTCCCCATCTGTCTCAGCCACCACTGTCACCAACTTCATGGGGACAGCCTTCCTCCTGGCCCTACTGGGGGGCTTCCTATCTGATGCTGTCTTCACCACATATCACATCTACCTGCTAAGTGCTCTTCTGGAGTTCCTG GGACTCGTCATCCTCACTGTGCAAGCCAAGTCTCCGACGCTCAAGCCGCCTGCATGCAGAATCCCGGCCGCTTCCCACGCTCCATGCCAAGAGGTCTCCGGCGGCAAGGCGGCGATCCTCTTCGCCGGCCTCTATCTCACCGCCTTGGGCGTGGGCGGGGTCAAGGGATCACTTCCCGCCCATGGCGCGGAGCAGTTCGACGAGAACACCGCCCGCGGCCGCAAGGCCCGCTCCACCTTCTTCAACTACTTCGTCTTCTGCCTCTCCTGCGGTGGCCTCGTCGCGGTGACGCTCGTCGTCTGGGTGGAGGACAACAAAGGATGGCAGTGGGGCTTCGGCATCTCCACCTTAACCATACTCCTCTCCGTCCCCGTCTTCCTCGCCGGCTCCGCCACGTACAGAAACAAGATACCAACTCGAAGTCCTGTCACAACCATAGCCAAG GTCCTGGTCGCTGCGATCTTGAACCGTAGATGTCGTCATAATCCGATAAATGCCGTCATCGACATGGCTCCGAGCCCTGTGAAGACTATCGAGGTGGACGCGAAGGAAGAAGTGAGGGATGACGAAGGCCCAAATGCAGAGCTGAAGTGCCTCAATAGAGCCGTGGAAGGAAAGCCCATGCACGGAGCGCTTCTGTGCACCGCGAAAGAGGTGGAGGATGTCAAGGTCGTCGTCAAAGTCCTGCCCATCTTCCTCTCTACCGTAATGCTAAGCTGCTGTTTGGCCCAACTCTCGACCTTCTCGATCCAGCAAGCAGCAACGATGGACACCCGAGTCGGGGGGCTCACCGTCCCGCCGGCGTCGCTCCCCGTCTTCCCGGTCGTCTTCATCATGCTCCTCGCGCCGCTCTACGACCACGCCATCGTCCCCTTCGCACGCAGGGTGACCGGGAACGAGACGGGCATCAGTCACCTGCAAAGAATAGGCTTCGGGCTAGCGCTCTCGATCGTGGCAATGGCGGTGGCGGCGTCGGTGGAAGCGAAGCGGAAGCGGGTGGCGAGGGCCGCCAGCCTGCTCGACTCCGCCGAGCCACTTCCGATCTCGTTCTTCTGGCTGGCGCTTCAGTACCTGTTCTTGGGCTCCGCGGACCTGTTCACGCTGGCCGGAACGCTCGAGTTCTTCTTCAGCGAGGCGCCGGCGGGGATGCGTTCGCTGGCGACGTCGCTGTCCTGGGCATCGTTGGCCATGGGGTACTACCTCAGCTCGCTGCTTGTGGCCGTCGTGAACGACGTGACGGGCCGCGGAACCCGCCAGGCGTGGATGGCCGGACGCAGCTTGAATCACTACCACCTCGAGCGGTTCTACTGGCTCATGTCTGCTCTCAGCTCCTTCAACTTCCTTCACTTCTTGTTTTGGGCTAACAGGTACAGGTACCGATCAACTGGGAGCAAGCTTTAG
- the LOC103986603 gene encoding ubiquitin-conjugating enzyme E2 2, with product MSTPARKRLMRDFKRLQQDPPAGISGAPHDNNIMLWNAVIFGPDDTPWDGGTFKLTLQFTEDYPNKPPTVRFVSRMFHPNIYADGSICLDILQNQWSPIYDVAAVLTSIQSLLCDPNPNSPANSEAARMFSENKREYNRKVREIVEQSWTAD from the exons ATGTCCACTCCGGCAAGGAAGAGGCTGATGAGGGACTTTAAGCGTCTGCAGCAGGACCCTCCTGCAGGTATCAGTGGTGCTCCCCATGACAACAACATCATGCTTTGGAATGCTGTAATATTTGG CCCAGATGACACACCTTGGGACGGAG GGACGTTTAAGCTGACACTTCAATTTACAGAGGACTATCCAAATAAGCCACCAACTGTACGCTTTGTTTCTCGAATGTTTCATCCTAATA TTTATGCGGATGGAAGCATATGCTTGGATATTTTGCAGAACCAATGGAGCCCAATATATGATGTAGCTGCTGTTCTTACTTCCATCCAG TCTTTGCTCTGTGATCCAAATCCCAACTCGCCTGCAAACTCGGAGGCTGCACGCATGTTCAGTGAGAACAAGCGTGAATACAACAGAAAAGTGCGTGAGATTGTCGAACAAAGCTGGACTGCGGATTGA
- the LOC135640144 gene encoding protein NRT1/ PTR FAMILY 4.6-like isoform X1: MQEEGHESERWVGYVDWRNRPALRSKHGGMVAASFVLVVEIMENMAFLANASNLVTYLAEFMHLSPSVSATTVTNFMGTAFLLALLGGFLSDAVFTTYHIYLLSALLEFLGLVILTVQAKSPTLKPPACRIPAASHAPCQEVSGGKAAILFAGLYLTALGVGGVKGSLPAHGAEQFDENTARGRKARSTFFNYFVFCLSCGGLVAVTLVVWVEDNKGWQWGFGISTLTILLSVPVFLAGSATYRNKIPTRSPVTTIAKVLVAAILNRRCRHNPINAVIDMAPSPVKTIEVDAKEEVRDDEGPNAELKCLNRAVEGKPMHGALLCTAKEVEDVKVVVKVLPIFLSTVMLSCCLAQLSTFSIQQAATMDTRVGGLTVPPASLPVFPVVFIMLLAPLYDHAIVPFARRVTGNETGISHLQRIGFGLALSIVAMAVAASVEAKRKRVARAASLLDSAEPLPISFFWLALQYLFLGSADLFTLAGTLEFFFSEAPAGMRSLATSLSWASLAMGYYLSSLLVAVVNDVTGRGTRQAWMAGRSLNHYHLERFYWLMSALSSFNFLHFLFWANRYRYRSTGSKL, translated from the exons ATG CAGGAAGAAGGGCATGAATCTGAAAGATGGGTTGGTTATGTGGATTGGAGGAACAGACCTGCCTTGAGAAGCAAGCATGGAGGAATGGTTGCAGCCTCTTTTGTGCTGG TGGTGGAGATAATGGAGAATATGGCATTTCTAGCTAATGCAAGCAACTTGGTCACCTATTTGGCAGAGTTCATGCACCTCTCCCCATCTGTCTCAGCCACCACTGTCACCAACTTCATGGGGACAGCCTTCCTCCTGGCCCTACTGGGGGGCTTCCTATCTGATGCTGTCTTCACCACATATCACATCTACCTGCTAAGTGCTCTTCTGGAGTTCCTG GGACTCGTCATCCTCACTGTGCAAGCCAAGTCTCCGACGCTCAAGCCGCCTGCATGCAGAATCCCGGCCGCTTCCCACGCTCCATGCCAAGAGGTCTCCGGCGGCAAGGCGGCGATCCTCTTCGCCGGCCTCTATCTCACCGCCTTGGGCGTGGGCGGGGTCAAGGGATCACTTCCCGCCCATGGCGCGGAGCAGTTCGACGAGAACACCGCCCGCGGCCGCAAGGCCCGCTCCACCTTCTTCAACTACTTCGTCTTCTGCCTCTCCTGCGGTGGCCTCGTCGCGGTGACGCTCGTCGTCTGGGTGGAGGACAACAAAGGATGGCAGTGGGGCTTCGGCATCTCCACCTTAACCATACTCCTCTCCGTCCCCGTCTTCCTCGCCGGCTCCGCCACGTACAGAAACAAGATACCAACTCGAAGTCCTGTCACAACCATAGCCAAG GTCCTGGTCGCTGCGATCTTGAACCGTAGATGTCGTCATAATCCGATAAATGCCGTCATCGACATGGCTCCGAGCCCTGTGAAGACTATCGAGGTGGACGCGAAGGAAGAAGTGAGGGATGACGAAGGCCCAAATGCAGAGCTGAAGTGCCTCAATAGAGCCGTGGAAGGAAAGCCCATGCACGGAGCGCTTCTGTGCACCGCGAAAGAGGTGGAGGATGTCAAGGTCGTCGTCAAAGTCCTGCCCATCTTCCTCTCTACCGTAATGCTAAGCTGCTGTTTGGCCCAACTCTCGACCTTCTCGATCCAGCAAGCAGCAACGATGGACACCCGAGTCGGGGGGCTCACCGTCCCGCCGGCGTCGCTCCCCGTCTTCCCGGTCGTCTTCATCATGCTCCTCGCGCCGCTCTACGACCACGCCATCGTCCCCTTCGCACGCAGGGTGACCGGGAACGAGACGGGCATCAGTCACCTGCAAAGAATAGGCTTCGGGCTAGCGCTCTCGATCGTGGCAATGGCGGTGGCGGCGTCGGTGGAAGCGAAGCGGAAGCGGGTGGCGAGGGCCGCCAGCCTGCTCGACTCCGCCGAGCCACTTCCGATCTCGTTCTTCTGGCTGGCGCTTCAGTACCTGTTCTTGGGCTCCGCGGACCTGTTCACGCTGGCCGGAACGCTCGAGTTCTTCTTCAGCGAGGCGCCGGCGGGGATGCGTTCGCTGGCGACGTCGCTGTCCTGGGCATCGTTGGCCATGGGGTACTACCTCAGCTCGCTGCTTGTGGCCGTCGTGAACGACGTGACGGGCCGCGGAACCCGCCAGGCGTGGATGGCCGGACGCAGCTTGAATCACTACCACCTCGAGCGGTTCTACTGGCTCATGTCTGCTCTCAGCTCCTTCAACTTCCTTCACTTCTTGTTTTGGGCTAACAGGTACAGGTACCGATCAACTGGGAGCAAGCTTTAG
- the LOC135641795 gene encoding small GTPase LIP1-like, producing MFWRERERDTSDGEQNGGPPCGQVRVLVVGDAGVGKTSLVHLILKGTSIARPSQTVGCSVGVKHISYGSASSSSNSIKGDAQRDFFVELWDVSGHERYKDCRFLFYTQIDGVIFVHDLSQRRTKTNLHKWASEITANGTFSTRLGSGGPGGLPVPYLVIGNKTDIVAKVGTRVMSSGNLVDVARQWVEKQGLLPSSEQIPLTDSFPGNSDLLAAAKEARYDKEAVIKFFRLLIRRIYISDELPDPSPWSISPLQNPIYYTGENLSDDDHYHRRLSSSSEGYKYDVLPLLPAHRSLAPAPTLYPQQPMSMPENYSFHRLSATGLPRISSTKLNKADTNI from the exons ATGTtttggagagaaagagagagggacaCGAGTGATGGGGAGCAGAACGGCGGTCCACCTTGTGGCCAGGTCCGTGTTCTCGTCGTCGGCGATGCAG GTGTTGGGAAGACATCTTTAGTGCACCTAATATTGAAAGGCACTTCTATTGCTCGACCTTCTCAAACAGTGGGCTGTTCAGTGGGTGTGAAG CATATTTCTTATGGAAGTGCTAGTAGCTCTTCTAATAGCATAAAGGGTGATGCACAAAGAGACTTCTTTGTCGAGCTTTGGGATGTCTCAGGGCATGAACGTTATAAAGATTGTCGATTTCTTTTCTATACACAAATTGATG GTGTTATATTTGTTCATGATCTCTCCCAGAGGAGAACCAAAACAAACTTGCACAAGTGGGCTTCTGAGATCACAGCAAATGGTACATTTTCAACTCGTCTGGGTTCTGGTGGTCCTGGAGGCCTTCCTGTTccttatttagttattggtaacaAAACTGATATTGTTGCCAAAGTGGGTACAAGGGTAATGAGCAGTGGCAATCTCGTCGATGTTGCTCGCCAGTGGGTTGAGAAACAAGGCCTCCTCCCCTCGAGTGAACAAATTCCATTGACAGATAGCTTTCCGGGCAATTCAGACCTATTGGCA GCTGCCAAAGAAGCCAGATATGATAAGGAAGCTGTGATAAAGTTTTTTCGTTTG TTGATCAGGAGAATATATATTTCTGATGAACTACCAGATCCTAGTCCATGGTCCATAAGCCCATTGCAAAACCCCATTTATTATACAGGAGAAAATTTAAGTGATGATGATCATTATCACAGAAGATTGAG TTCAAGTAGTGAAGGTTACAAGTACGATGTGCTTCCGCTGCTGCCTGCTCACCGAAGCCTTGCACCAGCTCCTACACTCTATCCTCAGCAGCCTATGTCGATGCCGGAGAACTACAGTTTCCACAGACTCTCAGCCACTGGGTTACCCAGAATTAGTAGCACAAAATTGAACAAAGCTGATACCAACATTTGA
- the LOC135640144 gene encoding protein NRT1/ PTR FAMILY 4.6-like isoform X5, producing MGLVILTVQAKSPTLKPPACRIPAASHAPCQEVSGGKAAILFAGLYLTALGVGGVKGSLPAHGAEQFDENTARGRKARSTFFNYFVFCLSCGGLVAVTLVVWVEDNKGWQWGFGISTLTILLSVPVFLAGSATYRNKIPTRSPVTTIAKVLVAAILNRRCRHNPINAVIDMAPSPVKTIEVDAKEEVRDDEGPNAELKCLNRAVEGKPMHGALLCTAKEVEDVKVVVKVLPIFLSTVMLSCCLAQLSTFSIQQAATMDTRVGGLTVPPASLPVFPVVFIMLLAPLYDHAIVPFARRVTGNETGISHLQRIGFGLALSIVAMAVAASVEAKRKRVARAASLLDSAEPLPISFFWLALQYLFLGSADLFTLAGTLEFFFSEAPAGMRSLATSLSWASLAMGYYLSSLLVAVVNDVTGRGTRQAWMAGRSLNHYHLERFYWLMSALSSFNFLHFLFWANRYRYRSTGSKL from the exons ATG GGACTCGTCATCCTCACTGTGCAAGCCAAGTCTCCGACGCTCAAGCCGCCTGCATGCAGAATCCCGGCCGCTTCCCACGCTCCATGCCAAGAGGTCTCCGGCGGCAAGGCGGCGATCCTCTTCGCCGGCCTCTATCTCACCGCCTTGGGCGTGGGCGGGGTCAAGGGATCACTTCCCGCCCATGGCGCGGAGCAGTTCGACGAGAACACCGCCCGCGGCCGCAAGGCCCGCTCCACCTTCTTCAACTACTTCGTCTTCTGCCTCTCCTGCGGTGGCCTCGTCGCGGTGACGCTCGTCGTCTGGGTGGAGGACAACAAAGGATGGCAGTGGGGCTTCGGCATCTCCACCTTAACCATACTCCTCTCCGTCCCCGTCTTCCTCGCCGGCTCCGCCACGTACAGAAACAAGATACCAACTCGAAGTCCTGTCACAACCATAGCCAAG GTCCTGGTCGCTGCGATCTTGAACCGTAGATGTCGTCATAATCCGATAAATGCCGTCATCGACATGGCTCCGAGCCCTGTGAAGACTATCGAGGTGGACGCGAAGGAAGAAGTGAGGGATGACGAAGGCCCAAATGCAGAGCTGAAGTGCCTCAATAGAGCCGTGGAAGGAAAGCCCATGCACGGAGCGCTTCTGTGCACCGCGAAAGAGGTGGAGGATGTCAAGGTCGTCGTCAAAGTCCTGCCCATCTTCCTCTCTACCGTAATGCTAAGCTGCTGTTTGGCCCAACTCTCGACCTTCTCGATCCAGCAAGCAGCAACGATGGACACCCGAGTCGGGGGGCTCACCGTCCCGCCGGCGTCGCTCCCCGTCTTCCCGGTCGTCTTCATCATGCTCCTCGCGCCGCTCTACGACCACGCCATCGTCCCCTTCGCACGCAGGGTGACCGGGAACGAGACGGGCATCAGTCACCTGCAAAGAATAGGCTTCGGGCTAGCGCTCTCGATCGTGGCAATGGCGGTGGCGGCGTCGGTGGAAGCGAAGCGGAAGCGGGTGGCGAGGGCCGCCAGCCTGCTCGACTCCGCCGAGCCACTTCCGATCTCGTTCTTCTGGCTGGCGCTTCAGTACCTGTTCTTGGGCTCCGCGGACCTGTTCACGCTGGCCGGAACGCTCGAGTTCTTCTTCAGCGAGGCGCCGGCGGGGATGCGTTCGCTGGCGACGTCGCTGTCCTGGGCATCGTTGGCCATGGGGTACTACCTCAGCTCGCTGCTTGTGGCCGTCGTGAACGACGTGACGGGCCGCGGAACCCGCCAGGCGTGGATGGCCGGACGCAGCTTGAATCACTACCACCTCGAGCGGTTCTACTGGCTCATGTCTGCTCTCAGCTCCTTCAACTTCCTTCACTTCTTGTTTTGGGCTAACAGGTACAGGTACCGATCAACTGGGAGCAAGCTTTAG
- the LOC135640144 gene encoding protein NRT1/ PTR FAMILY 4.6-like isoform X2: protein MEEGHESERWVGYVDWRNRPALRSKHGGMVAASFVLVVEIMENMAFLANASNLVTYLAEFMHLSPSVSATTVTNFMGTAFLLALLGGFLSDAVFTTYHIYLLSALLEFLGLVILTVQAKSPTLKPPACRIPAASHAPCQEVSGGKAAILFAGLYLTALGVGGVKGSLPAHGAEQFDENTARGRKARSTFFNYFVFCLSCGGLVAVTLVVWVEDNKGWQWGFGISTLTILLSVPVFLAGSATYRNKIPTRSPVTTIAKVLVAAILNRRCRHNPINAVIDMAPSPVKTIEVDAKEEVRDDEGPNAELKCLNRAVEGKPMHGALLCTAKEVEDVKVVVKVLPIFLSTVMLSCCLAQLSTFSIQQAATMDTRVGGLTVPPASLPVFPVVFIMLLAPLYDHAIVPFARRVTGNETGISHLQRIGFGLALSIVAMAVAASVEAKRKRVARAASLLDSAEPLPISFFWLALQYLFLGSADLFTLAGTLEFFFSEAPAGMRSLATSLSWASLAMGYYLSSLLVAVVNDVTGRGTRQAWMAGRSLNHYHLERFYWLMSALSSFNFLHFLFWANRYRYRSTGSKL, encoded by the exons ATG GAAGAAGGGCATGAATCTGAAAGATGGGTTGGTTATGTGGATTGGAGGAACAGACCTGCCTTGAGAAGCAAGCATGGAGGAATGGTTGCAGCCTCTTTTGTGCTGG TGGTGGAGATAATGGAGAATATGGCATTTCTAGCTAATGCAAGCAACTTGGTCACCTATTTGGCAGAGTTCATGCACCTCTCCCCATCTGTCTCAGCCACCACTGTCACCAACTTCATGGGGACAGCCTTCCTCCTGGCCCTACTGGGGGGCTTCCTATCTGATGCTGTCTTCACCACATATCACATCTACCTGCTAAGTGCTCTTCTGGAGTTCCTG GGACTCGTCATCCTCACTGTGCAAGCCAAGTCTCCGACGCTCAAGCCGCCTGCATGCAGAATCCCGGCCGCTTCCCACGCTCCATGCCAAGAGGTCTCCGGCGGCAAGGCGGCGATCCTCTTCGCCGGCCTCTATCTCACCGCCTTGGGCGTGGGCGGGGTCAAGGGATCACTTCCCGCCCATGGCGCGGAGCAGTTCGACGAGAACACCGCCCGCGGCCGCAAGGCCCGCTCCACCTTCTTCAACTACTTCGTCTTCTGCCTCTCCTGCGGTGGCCTCGTCGCGGTGACGCTCGTCGTCTGGGTGGAGGACAACAAAGGATGGCAGTGGGGCTTCGGCATCTCCACCTTAACCATACTCCTCTCCGTCCCCGTCTTCCTCGCCGGCTCCGCCACGTACAGAAACAAGATACCAACTCGAAGTCCTGTCACAACCATAGCCAAG GTCCTGGTCGCTGCGATCTTGAACCGTAGATGTCGTCATAATCCGATAAATGCCGTCATCGACATGGCTCCGAGCCCTGTGAAGACTATCGAGGTGGACGCGAAGGAAGAAGTGAGGGATGACGAAGGCCCAAATGCAGAGCTGAAGTGCCTCAATAGAGCCGTGGAAGGAAAGCCCATGCACGGAGCGCTTCTGTGCACCGCGAAAGAGGTGGAGGATGTCAAGGTCGTCGTCAAAGTCCTGCCCATCTTCCTCTCTACCGTAATGCTAAGCTGCTGTTTGGCCCAACTCTCGACCTTCTCGATCCAGCAAGCAGCAACGATGGACACCCGAGTCGGGGGGCTCACCGTCCCGCCGGCGTCGCTCCCCGTCTTCCCGGTCGTCTTCATCATGCTCCTCGCGCCGCTCTACGACCACGCCATCGTCCCCTTCGCACGCAGGGTGACCGGGAACGAGACGGGCATCAGTCACCTGCAAAGAATAGGCTTCGGGCTAGCGCTCTCGATCGTGGCAATGGCGGTGGCGGCGTCGGTGGAAGCGAAGCGGAAGCGGGTGGCGAGGGCCGCCAGCCTGCTCGACTCCGCCGAGCCACTTCCGATCTCGTTCTTCTGGCTGGCGCTTCAGTACCTGTTCTTGGGCTCCGCGGACCTGTTCACGCTGGCCGGAACGCTCGAGTTCTTCTTCAGCGAGGCGCCGGCGGGGATGCGTTCGCTGGCGACGTCGCTGTCCTGGGCATCGTTGGCCATGGGGTACTACCTCAGCTCGCTGCTTGTGGCCGTCGTGAACGACGTGACGGGCCGCGGAACCCGCCAGGCGTGGATGGCCGGACGCAGCTTGAATCACTACCACCTCGAGCGGTTCTACTGGCTCATGTCTGCTCTCAGCTCCTTCAACTTCCTTCACTTCTTGTTTTGGGCTAACAGGTACAGGTACCGATCAACTGGGAGCAAGCTTTAG